From one Lotus japonicus ecotype B-129 chromosome 3, LjGifu_v1.2 genomic stretch:
- the LOC130746750 gene encoding probable galacturonosyltransferase 10 produces MRRRAADFRRPVRRRVPDVFWWALCCSVVLLFIYILSKGNQIESRQVLSKRNYKHDRIMEGLNITDEMLSSNSVTRQLSDQISLAKAFVVIAKESNNLQFAWELSAQIRNSQILLSNAATRRAPLTTRESESAIHDMALLLYQAQQLHYDSATMIMRFKAKIQTLEEQMNSVNEKSSKYGQIAAEEVPKSLYCLGVRLTTERFKNLNLQKKLKDRRHAEMKLKDNNLYHFCVFSDNILATSVVVNSTAINSKNPNMIVFHLVTDEINYAAMKAWFTINDFGGVTVEVQKFEDFSWLNASYVPVLKQLQDSEIQSYYFSGNSDDGKTPIKFRNPKYLSMLNHLRFYIPEVFPALKKVVFLDDDVVVQKDLSGLFSIDLNGNVNGAVETCMETFHRYHKYLNYSHPLIRAHFDPDACGWAFGMNVFDLVQWRKKNVTGIYHYWQEKNVDRTLWKLGTLPPGLLTFYGLTEPLDPSWHVLGFGYTNVDPQLIERGAVLHFNGNSKPWLKIGIEKYKPLWEKFVDYSHPLLQQCNFH; encoded by the exons ATGCGGCGGAGAGCGGCGGATTTTCGGAGGCCGGTGCGGAGGAGGGTTCCGGATGTGTTCTGGTGGGCATTGTGCTGCTCAGTGGTTCTTCTGTTCATCTATATTCTGAGTAAAGGGAATCAGATTGAGTCCAGACAGGTTTTGTCCAAG AGAAATTACAAGCATGATAGGATCATGGAAGGCCTTAATATTACTGACGAGATGTTAAGTTCGAACTCAGTTACCAGACAACTTAGTGATCAGATATCCCTAGCAAAAGCTTTTGTTGTCATTGCGAAAGAAAGTAACAATCTCCAATTTGCTTGGGAACTAAGTGCCCAAATCCGCAATTCACAGATTCTCCTTTCAAATGCCGCCACTAGGCGTGCTCCTTTAACAACCAGGGAATCAGAAAGCGCTATCCATGATATGGCATTATTGTTATACCAGGCCCAGCAGCTCCATTATGACAGTGCAACCATGATCATGAGATTCAAAGCAAAAATTCAAACTCTTGAAGAACAGATGAATTCTGTAAATGAAAAGAGTTCAAAATATGGACAAATAGCTGCTGAAGAAGTCCCAAAAAGCCTATACTGTCTTGGTGTCCGGTTGACAACAGAGCGGTTCAAAAACCTTAATTTGCAAAAGAAATTGAAGGACAGAAGGCACGCTGAGATGAAGCTTAAGGATAACAATCTTTACCACTTTTGTGTGTTCTCCGATAACATTCTTGCAACATCAGTTGTGGTCAATTCAACTGCAATCAATTCTAAAAATCCAAATATGATTGTTTTCCACCTTGTCACTGATGAAATAAATTATGCTGCGATGAAGGCATGGTTTACCATTAATGATTTTGGTGGGGTGACTGTGGAAGTTCAGAAGTTTGAAGACTTCAGTTGGTTAAATGCTTCATATGTTCCTGTGCTTAAGCAACTTCAAGACTCAGAAATTCAGAGCTACTATTTTTCTGGCAACAGTGATGATGGCAAGACACCTATCAAATTCCGTAACCCGAAATACCTTTCCATGCTTAACCACCTGAGGTTCTATATCCCTGAAGTTTTTCCTGCACTGAAGAAGGTGGTGTTCCTGGATGATGATGTCGTGGTTCAAAAGGATCTTTCTGGTCTTTTTTCCATTGATTTGAACGGGAATGTCAACGGAGCTGTTGAGACATGCATGGAGACATTTCATAGATACCATAAGTACTTGAACTATTCTCATCCACTTATACGTGCACATTTTGATCCTGATGCTTGTGGATGGGCATTTGGGATGAATGTATTTGATTTGGTTCAATGGAGGAAAAAGAATGTAACTGGCATCTACCACTACTGGCAGGAAAAGAATGTAGACCGGACTTTGTGGAAACTCGGTACCTTGCCACCTGGACTGTTGACATTTTATGGACTAACTGAGCCTTTGGACCCATCATGGCATGTATTAGGTTTTGGCTACACAAATGTTGATCCTCAGTTGATAGAGAGAGGTGCTGTACTGCACTTCAATGGGAACTCCAAACCATGGTTGAAGATTGGGATTGAAAAATACAAGCCCTTGTGGGAAAAATTTGTTGACTACTCCCATCCTTTATTGCAACAATGCAACTTCCATTGA